The window AGTTTTGTTAGGCTAATTACTGGTAGAGTtgttttagaattttatttcagttttaggtCGCAATTAAGAGTCTTTATTTATCTCTTTAAATACAACAATGTAATCAAAtgattgctagattagatgaaTGAAATCTTATTGAGTTGTTTATGGTGCCGGATTGGTACGATAGCAATGGTTGTGTGACCTCTCTCTCAGATTCCCTTTCCTTAAGGTAtggctttctttttcttcttcttccccttcccctttcgcttcttttatttctgtttctgttaAACCTACCACTGTTACTCTGTTTTTCTGGGCAACACCGACAGCCTCATGAAGTTGGATTGATCTCCACTTAAGTGTTAATTTAATTTAGTCCTTAGTTAATAAAGGTCCATTGGGCCTGTTGATTTATAATTCAATAAGGCCCATTAGTGGCCATCGATTTACTTGTAATAAAGCCCATAAGTGGTTATTAGTTAGTAAACACTTAGTTACCTAATTTGTATAGGTTTCTAATATTAGTCCTAGTAGGAGTGCAACTCCTAGTCATAATGTGACTGCTATTAGTATAGTTTCtaccctctatttaaagaggagcTATTGTACTCAGAATTTTAGATTGAATAAACAAAgtttgcagtcaattgcttctaaacagccgagatagctgtgggtgagatgcccgggccgagatagccTACCCCACCCACATTCCTCTTATTTGTCTTTTAATTTGATGTTATTAAGTTCTGTTCTTATCTACTGTTGCTGTGAGAATCCAGAGAAAGAGTTTTAGATCTGTTTAAGCTTTCAAAACCAGAATTGACCAGCCAAGGATCTCCCATACTTGAAGACAATCGATCCTCATATTGTTCACTTCTGAGTTCTGATTTACAAACCCTTTTGAGGGTATGTTCTATACTGCCAAAGGATCACTCGATCCTCATCTGAAGGCTGTTCAAGGAGTAGTCCAGCTGCGGTTCTTGAAGGTTCtccatatttctctctccaaggTCTGATTTCAAGAAATTGAATAACTTCCTTACCAGCCGATAGAATCTGTTCAAATTTGGAGGTTTTGCTCTCCACCCTAAGGCCTTCAATCAACCTTAGTTGGAGTTCCATCAGAGCCCTACAGCTCCAGCCACAGGTACCCTACTTTAACCCTAACCGCaggactttctctctcctagcaGTTTGAGTCTTTGGCTGGGTTTTGCTGTTACGTTGTTCTTTATTCTTTGGGGGTTTATTTCTGGTCCTAGTTCCTTTGTTTCCCTATTGTTACTTCTGGTTTTTGTCAAGTTAACTCAAGAGTTCTATCTGATTTGGGTTTGGGTCTGTAATACATTGGGGGTAGTTACTTTGTAATCTACTTCtataaaatagaattttttgttaatattttatattaataaTGAACAGTTatggaaaaatatgaaaaaaagaaatcttaTATTTTTGGTCTTGCATATATAGGTGCAAGCTGTACTATTGCTTTTAGGTGGGCGTGATGTACCTTCTAGTGTGCCCAGCACGGAAATATCTTCTCAGAGCAATCGGGTACTTTGAAAGTCCTCACTTTGATGCCATATCAGAATTgtttagaaaatatattttccttgtgtatatgtatgtgtgtgtgtgttcatTGGGTGTTGGCGATTATTTTTAGGTTATTGTTGATGCCCCACGGCGTACAAATCTTTCACGAAGATTTGCTTCTCTAGTTAGGTTCCGAGAGAAGCGGAAAGAGCGATGCTTTGACAAGAAAATCCGATACACTGTCCGAAAAGAGGTTGCTCAGAGGTATGTTGGTTTAGCTCCATTATGTTCTTGCTGTTGCAATTTTCATGATTCTTTTCAATGTTGAATGAGAACAGATAACATCTGGTATATCTATGCCGATCTGATTTCTGATATTGTTTCATATCTTAATGATTTCTATAATGAGCATGGCTTTATTGGACTAATTATATAATGTCTTTCATTTCTGTCATTCTTGTACATAGTGATTGTGCTAGAAGAGATTCATTTGGCCCTAAAAATTTGTGAGGgagtctatatatatatatatatatatataaattctatcgtaaaaattagaaatcaacaaaagaaaaagtaagtGGATCTGACCCATTGAATTGTGTCTGTTTCAACTAGTCCGATGATAAATATTCAAATTCGATAGAGATGTAGTAGGGgatcatttaaaattttgattttcttggacTACGCAAGATTTTGTCGATATTTCtgattgaatatatatatatatatattttaatactGAAACCGTATTGTATTTCCTTTTCTGGAGGAGTGGTGGGGAAGAAAAACACTAATCAGCTGAAATGATGAAAAGGAAATCTGTTGCTGAGCTGTACATTTGGAAGCCAACTCTGCCCGTTTTGCTAGGATCCAGGCACTGAGAATGTTGCTATAATTGCAATAGAACAAAAAGTGGATGATTTACAGCCTGAAGGGTAGGGTAACAATTCTCGGCCTTGGCTGTCTGCCTTCTTTCACCAGTCCTGACCAATAAATGGCTCTTATTGGGTTTGACTGCTAGCCCTATTAATAAATGGGCTGTGCTTGACATGTGTTCAGGACCAAGGCACTGAATTCATGTTAAAGCTCTTTAATTCAAAGCATATGAAAGATAGGAGTTCACAATGCTTTTTATAGAGAACTGCATGTCCCACATTACCCTCAACTCAGATGTTGACTTCACCATAGCCTCATAATTATTAGAACTAACTCTTGGAAACTTGTTATGAACAACTATCCAAAATGATTAAAACACTAGCCCCATGATTGTGGCAGACCTAAATCTGCCGCCAAAGGCTAAACCACCCAAATCATACCGGCTAGGAAGAGGAGATACTAAAACAATTTACATTGAGTTGGTGACTGGCCTAAGCTTACCACTAATGGTCGGTTGGATTCATTTGGGTTCTACTTGGGCCCAGAGAAGAATCATGGCCAATTTCAAGATTTGGTTTCCATGAGTCAtgcattaatttttttctccgTAATGGAGTTCAGCAATTGCAAAAAAATTCTACTCCAATACTTTCATTGTTGATACTTAATAATCCATTTTCCTAAATGAGGCAAAACCAATCAAAGGTTACAAATTGCCACTGGAATGGATGATGCTGAGATGACAAGAAGCAAACTTGTGGGAACTTGATGCATGGAAGTCAGTGGGTCTTTTGCCACCAACATGATGAGCTTTGAGTTCTTTAGTAATTATAAAGTAGTTTGGTATTTGGATCCACTATTCCCATTATGGTATTTATGATTCATTGTTTTCAGTCTTTAGCCTGAGAAAGTGTCAAAGAACAATATAATGTTTGATGTTTTAATAATTGTGTGAGGGTAGAGTTGAGCATTTGATAGGTTTAGGTTTATACTATAATTAGTAAATTCCAGTGACTTGAGGAGTCTAAAGTTCAGGAATCAGAATTAGTAATGTCTAGCCAAGGCCGCTGGTGAGGTTCTCAAATCCATTTAATTACTCTGGTGCAAAGTCTCCAAAGTCTAGTTCGAACTGCTGCATGTGTATTTTGGGTTGAGCTCTCTCTCATTGAACTCTCAGTTCTTTTCTCAATTTCTTAGTTATCTTTATTTGAGGTTGATTGCATTAAATGGTAAAATTTCCATATTCTCTACAGATTTAAGAGTTTCTGTTCAAGTTTAGGATTGGGACTGGTTCAAATCTTAAGTTTATATGTTGTTTACCTGTTgcagaaaatctcaaaaattgTAGTTTGGAATCTCATAGAGCCATAGGTTTAACTTTAGGAACTGGTTTGGTGCAGAGTTAGGGCGTGGGTGTAGTGGAGTTCGAATCTTCTGAAATCTCTAAGAAACACACTTCCAAACAAGATTTTCCTCCAGAGGGAGAACTTTCTTGTTGTAGGAGTTGATTCAAACTTCTGAAGCACCTTGTGACATAATTCTGTGTACCAACATCATCACAGAGTCCTTGTGGTTGCTTTTGTTCACAGCCACATTTTCAAGGTGGGAAAAGTTTTGGATGTTATTTTGGTGGCAAGAAAAAGCGTGTCAACTTTCGAACAAGTTTTTTATATTGACAAACCAAACACGCCCTAGGTATAGATTTTTGCTCTTAACAGCTGGTTGACTTATGTTGGCCTTTAATTTATAGTTTCATTTTTTCGGAAATCTCATTGCTCCCAACCATGGTTTAAATCGCTctattcattattttttcttgcTGTTAATGACTGGTTTTCTTGCTTCCCTCTTTAGTGATAGAAAATAGTAAACAAATTTGTGAAGGGTGCGAGTATATATTTCTCCTGTGTTATAACCATATAAAATTACCAATTGTACAAGCAAAATCCAGGAGCGTTACTCTATGTGATGTAGGACCTAATACCAGGTAGGAATGTAGGATGTGAAAATCTGGCTGAGTTGAGGAGAAATAGAGAGCACATAAACTAAGGGTCCAAGGGATCTCAAACCTGGTTCAAGATAGGCTATTGATATCCCCAAATAGGCCTCTAACAGTGGCTCGATCTGAAGGCAAACAGAACAACCAGCATCAAACCTTGACAGAATAGGGTTTTGCTGGCACTATGGGAGAAAACCTGCGGTTGTCAGGAGGGGCCTCAGATGGCCCTGAAAACCTGGTCGAGTTCCTCCCCTTGGTGTTCCCAATAAACGCCTAAAAGGGCTCCGAAAAATGATTTCTAGGTTGAGAGTTATTGGGGAAGCTGATTAGGGTCAAAACTCTAAATCTGGGAGAGATTGAGTGGCAGTTTTGTGCTGATCTGGTCTTTTTGATGGAGTaagtaatgcaggagtagattacaaggaaccaccccagcagtttataaccccaaacaatacaaataggaccaagaaacaaagaaataagaccatcaaataaatccccaaggatacaatacccatataggagcaaaaccagcccaagacccaacccgataggaaagagaaagacctgttatagagctggagagagagaggtgcggccaggtctgtaggaatCCGATTGAGCTACACTCTTGGCGTAGATAGTcactagggagggtacaaaaacccccaaaattgaGTGGATTCTGATggttggttgtgaagttataagctttcttgattttttgacctaggagagagaaaacttcaagattTTGTAGAACAATGTCTGGACAAATCTGGACAGCTCCAAGAAGATGATCGAGTGGTCTAATAGCAGCCGAACACACCCTTAAAAGGGTTTATAGATCAGAGGTCAGAGGAGGGAGAtatggagatcgatctctctcctaaaatcttCACTGATGCTGGTCGATTCTGGACTGTAATAGCTTCTAACATAATCTGAATtgtacctcttgaatgttacaacaaataaaatagaaaaagaagaataaaacagatgggggattgagaagggtgaaagagaataaaggaatgggtatctcacctcTCAGGTTTTGgatatcacacccctcaaaggtttaggcatctctcacctctcaataacaattTTCAGCTAAAGAATATTCACTCaataatttattcattcaaaATCTCCGAAATATCAgtgcataggctcctctatttaaagagggcagaattacaatcataccttgactaggagttagtttccaaataggactagacattcctactacaactaggacttCAAATAGAATTAGGACTAGActtctaactccaacatggagtaggactgactaactaatagtccatataggacattaCACTTGATGGGCCCAaggggcctttattgaattaaaacaacttaaataaaaacACTGAATATAAATCCCGCTTTCCTACTTTttacctatattttaggcccattaaagtggcccattacaaataaaacccatgggatcaaaggcccaacacatacataactcacctaaggcttatttgtaatatgATGAGTCCATTAAGTGGCTTATCTACATCAGTAagccttagggaagaagagaagaactaaaatagaaagggaaggaagggatcacacaatCAGATATTACACATTTGCACATATCCAACCagggagggagaaatcgcataaacaaagggggaaggggaatcacacatagccctaaggctctcaaacattaactcaattcatcattcttcaaatctgtccaattagagtacattagctcctctatataaagaggttAGACTAGTagtcataacctaactaggatttagactccaagtaggattagaccTTACATGATAGGTGTTGAACTTCAGATAAGACTAGAATTCCAACATgaagtaggtaactaactagtcattcactaatagggaaacctaaactgactacaattgaaataacaaaggaaatagactcaaaacaggactctaactaagctaatgaattaaattccgTTTTCCCActttctacctatattttaggcccattaaagtggcacattacaaataaaacacatggaatcaaaggcccaacacatgcataacccaacccaaggcttattggACATTcatattgcaaataagccttatcCCATTAAGTGActctcagccttatcccaactaaatgggtcggctacatggatccgtgagtgtatatatataacatTCACTTAAAGTTGGTATATCTCACTCAAAACACTCACTCACCAAAGGTAAAgtaggaaaataaagaagagtaGAGGGTGATAAGGGATTATAGAAGAAAGAGGGGGTGGGGTAGGgggatggctatctcagcctataCCAGTTGATGAACACAACCTATCTCAGGCAAATCTTTGCAATCAACAAGAGAAAATTCCATTCAATAATAATTGTCTTTTGTGTTACGACAACAATgtctctttatatagaggttAAGGAGGACTCCAACAAATACTAGGACCCGAAATAGGAAACAATTGAAATTGGAAACGTACTTAACATAGGACATTAACTTTGTTCACTAACTAACAAAAAACATAATTGGACTCCTAAAAGACAACTTAAAACTCCAACATGAAGTTGGACTCAAACAAAAACAGATCATATCAAGactaggactctaactaaactaatgaagtaaatctcgtttttctactttttgCCCATTAAAGTGGACTATTACGAAGAAAAACCCATGatatcaaaggcccaacacctaCATAACCCAGCTCAGGGCTtaattccaataaaataagccctttAAGTGATTTACCTGCATCACCATGGGATTTGGAACTTGGTTTTAAGGATGGCAAGGCATCTCTAAAAGCTCTAGCTGGTGGAGTCTAAGTCTATCACTGCAGGGGACCAGTGTTGGCCTATTCTTGGTAACTGCATCCTTTTCCATTAAAAGTTAAATAGAGTCTATCACATCGTTAATGGCAGcttctgagttttttttttttagtgtggGGGGGTCTTGTGAAATAAGATTATGTAATTTGAGTGGACCTCTTGGTTTGTTATGATACAAATAGGAACAATATTCTCTTTTGCTTCAGATACTGAATAAATGGTTTCTTACATTCCTTAGATGTTTGGGTCTTTTATGTAAGGGATTTTCTTGTTTAGCCTcatatttttcccttttggtatgacaattttttttttcaattaggGTAATAAAGTCATTTTACATGGGTACTTGCATGACAATGAcaacttttgataatgacattgATATGTcactttcaacttatttttgaaaactcttTTATACCCTGATCTTATAAAACTTTTGGGATTAAGACAAGAGGCAATTAAGAGGTGTAAAGTTTTTAACACTCCTAGAGAGGTGTCATTCAGACATTCCCTTTATGTAAAGGATTGTTTAAATGACACCTCTACAAGTGTAATTAGAATTTGACACTTTTTGATTGCCTCTTGTTTTATTCCGAAAGGGTTTTCAAGTCGGGTAAAAAAAGAGTTTCCAAAAATAAGTCTTATGATTATGTTATTATCAAAAGGTGTCATTGTCTTGCACATATTTCGAGTATACATGcttcatttggaaaaaaaaataaaatttgttgtacgaaaagggcaaaaaaatatggttacaaattatttgatatcTAACGAGACATTTTTTTGACATAATTCTAATTCCTTTAAATTTATATGGCTAGGATGCATCGTAAGAACGGTCAATTTGCCTCTTGTAAAGAGAACTACAAAGAAGGACTGTGGGATCCTTCTCAGAGTTCTGTTCAGGATGATGGTACTCCTCGCCCAGAAATTGTGTGAGTTGAAACATAAGTTTAGACTTTTCTGTTAATTTTTGTGGGTGGCAACATTTCTCGTAGATTCTTTCACTAAGATTGCATTACAGTATTCTACCTCCTTTCCACACATTAAAAGAATGAACTTTGTAGGGTGGATTTCATTTGCATTTTCTTATGTTATCGTTCTGTATCTTTTTATTGTAGTCTCCGTAAATGCCAGCATTGTGGCATCAGTGAAAATGCCACTCCAGCAATGCGTCGTGGACCAGCTGGTCCAAGGTCTCTTTGCAATGCTTGTGGGCTTATGTGGGCGAACAAGGTTGGTATTGTATTCTCTATGGATCTCTGATGTTACTTATAATTGTTTTTTTCTGGGACAGCAATAGAACTTGAATCAGTACCTGGAcataagaaagagaggagaagagaagagaagatgacAGACTGGAGAGAACACTACACTGCCTATGGTTCAGTGTAAGGAGCAGAATACCTCAAACCATGGGTGGGGGGTTTATTTATATTGACGCTAAAGCAAGTGATTACAATCAAGGACTGGGTCCACAACTAAAGATTACTACTTAAGTTAATTGTACTTTACACTTAAGGACAGAGATAAGAAAGAATATTACAATTATGCCTCCATAGGATTGACAAAACTTAACTCTCCCCCTCGAGCTGGAGTATAGATATCATTTGCGCCTAGCTTGGAACACCCTTGGAGAAATATATTTAGAAACAAGGCCTTGGTAAATAAGTCTCCAAGTTGATTGCTAGAACTGACAAACGGAGCGGAAATCAACTTTTTCATCAGTGCATCCCGAACAAAATGACAGTTCACTTTAATATGTTTAGTCCTCTCATGAAAGATTGGATTACTAGCAATATAAATAGCTGCCTGGTTATCAATAACATGCATAAGTTTGTTGATCAGAAAACCATGCTCTTGAACAAAGGATTTAAGCACATTAACTCAGCTGTAGCTTGAGCCATAGAGCTTCATATTCGGCTTCAGCACTAGACCAGGCTACTGTAGGTTGCTTTTTATTCCTCCAAGTAACAAGTTTACCCCCTGAGAGGTACAATAGCCTgtagtagatctccgatcacCATCAACACTAacccaatcaacatcagaatAACCAACCGTACTGGTGTGACCATTTCGACAATAAATAAGACCTTTCCCTGGAGCACCCATAAGATATCTCAGCCTCCCACTGAGCTTGCTTAGGTGTCTCCATAAACTGACTAAtcacagcaacaacaacaaaggaTATATCAGGTCAGGTAACAGTAAGATATCTGTAGTTTGGGGACTGTCCTCCGATATTGATATTTTTCTGCAGATTACATGTCACAGGTGCTCCAAGTTTGACATGATAATGTAGAGGTAGAACCGTAATTGAATGATCAAAACAGTACCAAGAATAGAATCGAAATACAGAAATATGCAACAACCAGATTTGGGGGAATTATCATAACTCCAAATCACAGGTCAGATGGAGCTAAAACTCCAGTTGAATTCAGTAAACCAAGAATCGAACACTTGCTTAAAATCCCAACTTGATCCAAAGGGTAGATCAGTAATTAGGAGTCAATCCTAGTTGCATTAGGAAAGGGCATAACAGTAAATCACTCAAAATAGAAATTAGAGAATAAGGATATGTTGAGCAATCTATCCAGGCATAGACCATGAAATAGCAAGAATAGATCAATGAAATCAGTAGAATTGACTTGGTATTCAGAGAACAGAATTCAAGTTAAGAGATGAGGGCAGAATGGAAGTCTTGACATAAATCCAGATCAGCAGGTCTGATCTGTGGGAATTTCTGGTCGAGTTCCTCCTTTAGGGTttagaacaattccttgaaatTTGAGGATGATCAAATGGTTGGATTGCCTCAATTTAAATTCGTGTAAAAAAACCCCTGCATATGAATTCCAAATCAGAGTAGAAATTGCAGGAAATTTTCAgaagaacacttcctttaatgGAGAGGATGatggaaagaaggagaagaacaatAAGAGaaacacccgggcttcacaccgcaaggtggttGGATGGATCAAAAACCAACCAGCCTTGATCGAACAAAGGGATCTCTTCACCAATGGAGAAGAGGAATAACAGAAAGcttttcattaattaaaattcgtacaaacttatataaagaCCCAAGTTTAGACTCAAACATCGAACAAggaaggcctaacccaatccctaaTAAGGTAAATCTAAATTGACTAGGAAattgaaataataaaggaaactgACTCAAAAGTCAAGACAGGACTGGACTAGGAATCTAACACAACCTTTTTGAAAGGTCCATCCTTGCGATATGCAATGTAAATTGTTGATTTCAGACCTAGAAACTCTTGATGGACTAAATATTTTGGTAAGAAGTTTAGTGTTGGAAGATGAGTTGTCCATTAGATAGCATGTGCAACTACATGAATGCGTAATCTGTTATAGAATGGTGTAGTAAGTTGAACATTTACTTAAATACCAAGTAAACACCTTTCAGGAGAGCTCAAGGACTATTTGATGAGGCATGCTCATTGATCTCTATTTCCTGTCATAATCTTTTCTAGCAGTTGAAGGCTTATGTGAATGAGGATTTGTCTTCCCTAAGCATGTGCCATGAGGAGCTTGTCTTGCTAGGTGGCTATGAAAAATTTCTACTAGCTATTTCAAATCACGTATAATTCAGTCTCTCTTTTTATAATTAGCTCTATAGGACTTAATGTTCATTCTTAACAGTGTTTATATGTCATCATTATACCTAAACTATGATTAACATTGGATTCTTCATTCTTAACAGTGTTTATATGTCATCATGATACCTAAACTATGATTAACATTGGATTCAGGTGTTATCTTACTCACTTTTCTAGGGCTACTTAATGTGCCAACAAATTTGTTTTATTTGCAGGGAACTTTAAGAGATCTCAGCAAGGGAGGAAGGCATATTTCTTACGAGCAAGAACCTGTAAGAATTAAACATTAGCCCTTTTTGTTTAGTAGCAAACAATGTATCCACACTTAAACCGTATGTATTTCTGTTTGgtcttttcaaatattttctgTATCTATTTCTTCACATCTAGCTTTTCCATGAGATATTTCCTGTGGCTATGGTCTTTGGATCCAAACCCCCCTCCTACAAACCCTAAAATTATTGTCAGATggagaaattcttctcatgTGACCAATCTCatcatttttatgtttatggATATGCAGGGAACACAATTTGAAATTAAACCTTTGACCATGGGAGCTGAAAATCCCTCTACCAACGAAGATGAACGGGTATCGTTTCATCAGACCAGTTTACAGACATGTCCTCAAGGCATATTATTAGTTCTGTTAGTGCTTGAATGGGTGCAGGCTGTTGTATTTTATTGAGTTCTTTATTTACCTGCAGTGGAATCTTGAAGATTTTTCAAAGGTAAATGCAGGAAATGAGAATCCTTCTGTCATCCCTGGTGAGGTAGGATTTCTGTAGCATTTATGGTAATTGATGCATGTTTAAATAgtttaaatagaaaaattctTAGTGGTCAATTTGGGCATTTATATATCTGATATGCTTCCACCGAGTAGTGCTTATTGGTGGGTTAAAGAATCAACTATGCCAAAGGTAGTAGATGTTTGCCTTGACAGTTGACTGTGGTGTATAATCTAATTAAATAGACAATGAGAAAAATTGCAATTATTTCTGTTTGTTGGCAACTTATTGGTTTGTTCCTGTGATTACCGGGCCAGCAGGGAAGCCCGGGAGAGATGAAGCCTTTACCTGTGGAGACCGGAAATCCTTCTGTCAGTCTTGAGGATCAGGTATGGTTTATCTGGAAGAATGACATTGGTTTAGCATGCTTATGGATTTCAATTTAAATTCAGCTACGAGGACATCTTTCCTGCTGTTTAGGTCTCTATCTCTGTTTTGTCAAAAACATTTGTTTGGCAAATGAAGTATGTTGTATGCATAATGTCgaagaagggaaaaggggaagaaataaAACAACTGAGAGAGAAGAACTAAGTGCAGAAACCACAATGCATGCAAGACAACATAATCCAATACCTGATAAAACCTACCCAACAACTCGGTTGGTACTAGCAAAGCTTTATCCATACGGTTAATGGCCAATAGAAAccttcctttgtttcttcttctgttaAAAACCGGAACTTCTTGGAAGTGTTGGCGCATTCATTTCCCCTATGTGATTACATAACTCTTGGGTTAGTTGGGTGTGGACAAAAGACATCCCCCCATGTGATGACATTACTCTTGGGTGTAGACAAAGATTTCCTTCCCATAAGCTCATTCCAAATACTTTTCAATGGTATGAAATTCTGGAACCATTTTTTTGCAGTTTATTTTGAAAGCAGGTCCCATAAGAGGccaaaaatagaatcttttcaaaataatATTCAAATCAAATAATTCACTCCATTTTTAAGTATAAATATTTTGATGAGGAAAATCATTTTATTTGGGATTTTAAGGGCATTTAACCACATTGACAGAGTCAACTcccaagggtattttggtaattttactaggatgataaaaaaaaaattcagattacaTGGATCTCTTTAAACCACAAAttggtcccccccccctccctttttctgAAGCACCTGTTCATCATCACCGTGCACGTCTCCAAGGTGACAGTGAGGTGTCTACTTCCATGAACTTATGGTTGTCTCATGGTTGGACTGCATGATTGATTGGGCGGGTTCACTTTTATAATCGAATTTAGTTGGGGCACGGAATGCAGTTAGGCTGCATGAACGAATAATAATATTTACTTGTCGTCATTGtggttttttaattttcattttgtttgttTGGATATGCAGGAAAATTTGGATGATCTTGCTAATGCTTCAGAAATTGAGATTCCTTCCAATCTGGATGACCCGGTATGTTCTTATTGGACGTGTGTATTTGATCATTGAGCTGATGGGATTTCTGTTGGTCATTTCACCCTTTTCTCTCATGCCATTGAATGGAACTTGCTCTCTGGTTTCTTACAGACTGAAGTCGAGGCCTGCCATATGCTAACCAATGGTCAGGGATTTGACGTCTTTTCGAATGGCCATGGTCCTGAAACTTAATTGTGTGGTTGCTTTGTGATGGAAGGCGCTCTGCGGTTGCTACTGACATAAGATTTGTGGAGATGGATTGTCGATAAAAATGCTAGGATCCTGTTTGTGTATGAGAGAAATAATCCGATTGTTCCATAAGTGGTCAATTCTCTAGCCTTTTGGTTCTTTTTCCAATTGAAATTTATTGAAATGGTGTCCCTTTAGATTCGACATCATCCTTGTAGCGTGGGGCTGTTTGTGTCAATGAGCTGGTTGTTGCGAAATACAACACACCTATAATTCGaggtaggggtgcaacagggccggtTTGGGCTGGATTTcgtaaaaccctaacccaatcctGAGTCTCCTTAAAAAGGCTCAATTCTGTCCTGATCTTGACTCAAGGttgca is drawn from Macadamia integrifolia cultivar HAES 741 chromosome 7, SCU_Mint_v3, whole genome shotgun sequence and contains these coding sequences:
- the LOC122084416 gene encoding GATA transcription factor 24-like isoform X3 → MATGNQQPLQILSYEGHEDHAQTPIHIDDDEGGYEADGFGGGGDDTMDDVDEYQMNSGKPVDQNVVSMSSRTSELTLSFEGEVYVFHAVTPEKVQAVLLLLGGRDVPSSVPSTEISSQSNRVIVDAPRRTNLSRRFASLVRFREKRKERCFDKKIRYTVRKEVAQRMHRKNGQFASCKENYKEGLWDPSQSSVQDDGTPRPEIVLRKCQHCGISENATPAMRRGPAGPRSLCNACGLMWANKGTLRDLSKGGRHISYEQEPWNLEDFSKVNAGNENPSVIPGEQGSPGEMKPLPVETGNPSVSLEDQENLDDLANASEIEIPSNLDDPTEVEACHMLTNGQGFDVFSNGHGPET
- the LOC122084416 gene encoding GATA transcription factor 24-like isoform X1, which encodes MATGNQQPLQILSYEGHEDHAQTPIHIDDDEGGYEADGFGGGGDDTMDDVDEYQMNSGKPVDQNVVSMSSRTSELTLSFEGEVYVFHAVTPEKVQAVLLLLGGRDVPSSVPSTEISSQSNRVIVDAPRRTNLSRRFASLVRFREKRKERCFDKKIRYTVRKEVAQRMHRKNGQFASCKENYKEGLWDPSQSSVQDDGTPRPEIVLRKCQHCGISENATPAMRRGPAGPRSLCNACGLMWANKGTLRDLSKGGRHISYEQEPGTQFEIKPLTMGAENPSTNEDERWNLEDFSKVNAGNENPSVIPGEQGSPGEMKPLPVETGNPSVSLEDQENLDDLANASEIEIPSNLDDPTEVEACHMLTNGQGFDVFSNGHGPET
- the LOC122084416 gene encoding GATA transcription factor 24-like isoform X4, translated to MATGNQQPLQILSYEGHEDHAQTPIHIDDDEGGYEADGFGGGGDDTMDDVDEYQMNSGKPVDQNVVSMSSRTSELTLSFEGEVYVFHAVTPEKVQAVLLLLGGRDVPSSVPSTEISSQSNRVIVDAPRRTNLSRRFASLVRFREKRKERCFDKKIRYTVRKEVAQRMHRKNGQFASCKENYKEGLWDPSQSSVQDDGTPRPEIVLRKCQHCGISENATPAMRRGPAGPRSLCNACGLMWANKGTLRDLSKGGRHISYEQEPWNLEDFSKVNAGNENPSVIPGEGSPGEMKPLPVETGNPSVSLEDQENLDDLANASEIEIPSNLDDPTEVEACHMLTNGQGFDVFSNGHGPET
- the LOC122084416 gene encoding GATA transcription factor 24-like isoform X2; protein product: MATGNQQPLQILSYEGHEDHAQTPIHIDDDEGGYEADGFGGGGDDTMDDVDEYQMNSGKPVDQNVVSMSSRTSELTLSFEGEVYVFHAVTPEKVQAVLLLLGGRDVPSSVPSTEISSQSNRVIVDAPRRTNLSRRFASLVRFREKRKERCFDKKIRYTVRKEVAQRMHRKNGQFASCKENYKEGLWDPSQSSVQDDGTPRPEIVLRKCQHCGISENATPAMRRGPAGPRSLCNACGLMWANKGTLRDLSKGGRHISYEQEPGTQFEIKPLTMGAENPSTNEDERWNLEDFSKVNAGNENPSVIPGEGSPGEMKPLPVETGNPSVSLEDQENLDDLANASEIEIPSNLDDPTEVEACHMLTNGQGFDVFSNGHGPET